A genome region from Hevea brasiliensis isolate MT/VB/25A 57/8 chromosome 9, ASM3005281v1, whole genome shotgun sequence includes the following:
- the LOC110656519 gene encoding beta-1,6-galactosyltransferase GALT31A isoform X1 yields MLIILFTVLQVRAGDILSQVSQTHDVIMTLDKTISSLEMQLAAARAVKADSEEGSPMVTKSGTEHLMERQKVFFVMGIITAFSSRKRRDSIRETWMPKGEELKKLETEKGVILRFVIGHSASTGGVLDRAIDAEEEQHKDFLRLNHIEGYHELSSKTQIYFSTAVARWDADFYIKVDDDIHVNLGMIGSTLARHRSKPRVYIGCMKSGPVLSQKGVKYHEPEYWKFGEEGNKYFRHATGQIYAISKDLATYISVNRHILHRYANEDVSLGSWFIGLDIEHIDDRSLCCGTLPDCEWKTQAGNPCAASFDWTCSGICKSVERMEEVHQRCGEGDGAIWHTSF; encoded by the exons ATGTTGATTATATTGTTTACAGTATTACAGGTCCGGGCAGGGGACATCCTTTCTCAAGTTTCACAAACTCATGATGTAATCAT GACACTAGACAAAACAATCTCCTCATTGGAAATGCAGCTGGCTGCTGCAAGAGCTGTCAAAGCTGACAGTGAGGAAGGATCTCCGATGGTCACGAAATCTGGAACCGAACATTTGATGGAGCGACAGAAAGTTTTCTTTGTTATGGGAATAATTACAGCATTCAGCAGCAGAAAACGAAGGGACTCAATTAGAGAAACTTGGATGCCCAAAG GAGAGGAGTTAAAGAAGTTGGAAACAGAGAAGGGTGTCATCTTACGATTTGTAATAGGACACAG TGCATCAACAGGTGGTGTTTTGGATCGTGCTATTGATGCAGAAGAAGAGCAGCATAAGGATTTCTTGCGGCTG AATCACATTGAAGGATATCATGAATTGTCATCGAAAACACAAATATACTTTTCAACTGCTGTTGCTAGGTGGGATGCTGACTTCTATATCAAAGTCGATGATGACATACACGTAAATCTTG GTATGATTGGCTCTACATTGGCTCGCCATAGATCAAAACCCCGTGTTTATATCGGTTGTATGAAATCTGGACCAGTTCTATCACAGAA AGGTGTCAAGTACCATGAACCAGAATATTGGAAATTTGGTGAGGAGGGAAACAAATATTTTAGGCATGCAACAGGGCAAATATATGCAATTTCCAAAGATTTGGCAACCTACATTTCAGTAAATCG GCACATACTTCATAGATATGCAAATGAAGATGTTTCGCTAGGATCTTGGTTTATTGGGCTTGATATTGAGCACATTGACGATCGAAGCCTCTGCTGTGGAACTCTACCTG ACTGCGAGTGGAAGACTCAAGCGGGGAATCCTTGTGCTGCATCATTTGATTGGACCTGCAGTGGCATTTGCAAGTCAGTGGAGAGAATGGAGGAAGTACATCAGCGGTGTGGGGAAGGTGATGGAGCAATCTGGCATACAAGTTTCTGA
- the LOC110656519 gene encoding beta-1,6-galactosyltransferase GALT31A isoform X2, translating into MGLNRPQKPSNGVSTRWVSIFCIASFFLGVLVVNRFWAIDPVKMDEEASFVKERQLKRSHIGVDCEKKASHVRAGDILSQVSQTHDVIMTLDKTISSLEMQLAAARAVKADSEEGSPMVTKSGTEHLMERQKVFFVMGIITAFSSRKRRDSIRETWMPKGEELKKLETEKGVILRFVIGHSASTGGVLDRAIDAEEEQHKDFLRLNHIEGYHELSSKTQIYFSTAVARWDADFYIKVDDDIHVNLGMIGSTLARHRSKPRVYIGCMKSGPVLSQKGVKYHEPEYWKFGEEGNKYFRHATGQIYAISKDLATYISVNRHILHRYANEDVSLGSWFIGLDIEHIDDRSLCCGTLPDCEWKTQAGNPCAASFDWTCSGICKSVERMEEVHQRCGEGDGAIWHTSF; encoded by the exons CTATCTTCTGCATTGCCAGCTTCTTCTTGGGGGTTCTTGTTGTCAACAG GTTTTGGGCTATTGATCCAGTCAAAATGGATGAGGAAGCTTCATTTGTAAAGGAACGTCAATTAAAAAGGTCTCATATTGGAGTTGATTGTGAAAAGAAGGCAAGTCAT GTCCGGGCAGGGGACATCCTTTCTCAAGTTTCACAAACTCATGATGTAATCAT GACACTAGACAAAACAATCTCCTCATTGGAAATGCAGCTGGCTGCTGCAAGAGCTGTCAAAGCTGACAGTGAGGAAGGATCTCCGATGGTCACGAAATCTGGAACCGAACATTTGATGGAGCGACAGAAAGTTTTCTTTGTTATGGGAATAATTACAGCATTCAGCAGCAGAAAACGAAGGGACTCAATTAGAGAAACTTGGATGCCCAAAG GAGAGGAGTTAAAGAAGTTGGAAACAGAGAAGGGTGTCATCTTACGATTTGTAATAGGACACAG TGCATCAACAGGTGGTGTTTTGGATCGTGCTATTGATGCAGAAGAAGAGCAGCATAAGGATTTCTTGCGGCTG AATCACATTGAAGGATATCATGAATTGTCATCGAAAACACAAATATACTTTTCAACTGCTGTTGCTAGGTGGGATGCTGACTTCTATATCAAAGTCGATGATGACATACACGTAAATCTTG GTATGATTGGCTCTACATTGGCTCGCCATAGATCAAAACCCCGTGTTTATATCGGTTGTATGAAATCTGGACCAGTTCTATCACAGAA AGGTGTCAAGTACCATGAACCAGAATATTGGAAATTTGGTGAGGAGGGAAACAAATATTTTAGGCATGCAACAGGGCAAATATATGCAATTTCCAAAGATTTGGCAACCTACATTTCAGTAAATCG GCACATACTTCATAGATATGCAAATGAAGATGTTTCGCTAGGATCTTGGTTTATTGGGCTTGATATTGAGCACATTGACGATCGAAGCCTCTGCTGTGGAACTCTACCTG ACTGCGAGTGGAAGACTCAAGCGGGGAATCCTTGTGCTGCATCATTTGATTGGACCTGCAGTGGCATTTGCAAGTCAGTGGAGAGAATGGAGGAAGTACATCAGCGGTGTGGGGAAGGTGATGGAGCAATCTGGCATACAAGTTTCTGA